The following are from one region of the Prochlorococcus marinus str. SB genome:
- the serA gene encoding phosphoglycerate dehydrogenase has protein sequence MTKVLITDPIDKKGIDILSQVAQVDQKIGISDSELASIIEDYDALMIRSGTQVTEEIINSSSKLRIIGRAGVGVDNVDVKAATQKGVLVVNSPGGNTIAAAEHTIAMMLALSRHIPIANSSTLLGKWERKKFVGNELYKKKLGVVGLGKIGAHVAKVANALGMEVCGYDPFVSTERAQQIQVKLSDLEDLFQQSDYVTLHLPRTPETENLVNMDVLKNMKSSAKLINCARGGLIDEEALAQALNQSLIAGAAIDVFSKEPLESNSPLLKVEKNLILTPHLGASTREAQENVAVDVAEQIRDVLLGLSARTAVNIPGLSPDIMDSLKPHLQLAETMGLLISQLSGGQIQKLEVKLQGEFVQHPSQPLIIASLKGLLSKALGDRINYVNASLEADSRGISVVENKDEARPEFASGSLQLTTYGDNGDHSVAGSIFADGELRIISIDQYPVNVSPSRYMLVTRHRDMPGIIGKLGSLLGSNNVNIASMQVGRKIVRGEAVMVLSIDDPIPNKLLDTIIEVDGITNANPVTL, from the coding sequence ATGACAAAAGTTCTCATTACAGATCCAATTGATAAAAAAGGAATCGATATTCTTTCACAAGTTGCTCAGGTTGATCAGAAGATAGGGATCTCAGACTCTGAGTTAGCTTCCATTATTGAAGATTATGATGCCTTAATGATTCGCTCTGGTACTCAAGTGACCGAAGAAATTATTAACTCTTCAAGTAAACTGAGAATCATTGGGAGAGCAGGAGTTGGAGTCGATAATGTAGATGTTAAAGCTGCTACGCAAAAAGGAGTCCTTGTTGTTAATTCTCCAGGGGGTAACACAATAGCAGCGGCTGAACATACTATAGCTATGATGTTGGCCTTATCTAGGCATATTCCAATTGCTAATAGTAGTACTTTGTTAGGTAAATGGGAGAGAAAGAAATTCGTTGGGAATGAGCTTTATAAGAAAAAATTAGGTGTAGTAGGTTTAGGGAAAATTGGTGCTCATGTAGCAAAAGTTGCTAATGCATTAGGGATGGAAGTTTGCGGATATGATCCATTTGTTTCAACTGAAAGAGCTCAACAAATCCAAGTTAAACTATCTGATCTAGAAGATTTATTCCAACAATCCGATTATGTAACTTTGCATTTACCTCGCACACCAGAGACAGAGAATTTAGTCAATATGGATGTGCTTAAAAATATGAAAAGTAGCGCAAAATTAATTAATTGTGCTCGAGGAGGCTTGATTGATGAAGAGGCATTAGCACAAGCTTTAAATCAATCATTGATTGCAGGTGCTGCAATAGATGTCTTTTCTAAAGAACCTTTGGAATCTAATTCACCACTTTTGAAGGTTGAAAAGAATCTTATTCTTACCCCCCACTTAGGAGCATCTACTCGGGAAGCACAAGAAAATGTAGCTGTTGATGTTGCGGAACAAATAAGGGATGTCTTGCTTGGTTTATCTGCTAGAACTGCAGTAAATATTCCAGGTTTGAGCCCTGATATTATGGATAGTCTGAAACCTCATTTGCAGTTAGCTGAAACCATGGGTCTGCTTATAAGCCAGCTTTCAGGTGGACAGATACAGAAACTAGAAGTAAAGCTTCAAGGTGAATTTGTTCAACATCCTTCTCAGCCATTAATAATAGCTAGTCTAAAAGGCCTTCTAAGTAAAGCTTTGGGAGATAGGATTAATTATGTGAATGCTTCGCTAGAAGCAGATTCAAGAGGTATTTCAGTAGTCGAGAATAAAGATGAGGCAAGACCTGAATTTGCTAGTGGTTCGCTTCAGTTAACCACTTATGGAGATAACGGCGACCATAGCGTAGCGGGAAGCATTTTTGCTGATGGGGAATTAAGAATTATTAGTATTGATCAATACCCAGTTAATGTATCACCAAGCAGATATATGTTGGTTACTAGGCACAGGGATATGCCTGGTATTATTGGCAAGCTGGGGTCTTTATTAGGTAGCAATAATGTAAATATTGCCTCAATGCAAGTTGGGCGCAAAATTGTAAGAGGGGAAGCTGTTATGGTTCTAAGTATTGATGATCCAATACCTAATAAGTTGCTTGATACCATTATTGAAGTGGATGGGATTACCAACGCTAATCCAGTTACTCTATGA